Proteins from a genomic interval of Colletotrichum higginsianum IMI 349063 chromosome 6, whole genome shotgun sequence:
- a CDS encoding BRCA1 C Terminus domain-containing protein yields the protein MPLPEKSRVPPAAKPRFSNNFDPYNSNATGHQRPENTPGATTGWRTSRARKLSEQFASGNSGGIRMSDTYGAGSEDFDERLKMVVPKDVKARAKMSVADMLARPGLMKSGSSISEAGSLASNTSATGGNPKMSDEEILEARRREDEEKAAKKAVGRGLFDGVTVYVNGSTHPTISDHRLKRVLVENGARVSIHLGRRQVTHVIVGRPAGIGSGAGGGLAGGKLEKEVRKIGGCAVKYVGVEWIMESLKAGIRLPEARFSPLKIAREGQRSIYGMYGSRSIKAPSTELAS from the exons ATGCCGCTGCCGGAGAAGTCCCGCGTCCCGCCTGCGGCGAAGCCCCGCTTCAGTAACAACTTCGATCCCTACAACTCCAACGCCACCGGCCACCAGCGTCCAGAAAACACCCCGGGCGCGACGACGGGATGGCGGACCAGCCGGGCCCGTAAGCTCTCGGAGCAGTTCGCCAGCGGGAACTCGGGTGGCATTCGCATGAGCGACACCTATGGCGCTGGCAGCGAGGACTTTGACGAGAGACTGAAGATGGTCGTTCCCAAGGACGTgaaggcgagggcgaagatGAGCGTCGCCGATATGCTCGCTCGACCGGGGCTGATGAAGAGCGGCTCCTCCATCTCCGAGGCGGGGTCACTGGCATCCAATACATCTGCTACAGGTGGAAACCCCAAAATGAGTGACGAGGAGATACTCGAGGCTCGCCGgagggaggacgaggagaaagcggcgaagaaggccgtcggccgGGGTTTGTTCGACGGCGTCACGGTCTACGTCAACGGGAGTACACACCCCACCATCTCCGATCACAGATTGAAGCGCGTGCTGGTCGAGAACGGCGCGCGGGTGTCCATCCACCTCGGCCGGAGGCAGGTCACGCACGTCATTGTCGGGAGACCGGCAGGCATAGGGTCCGGGGCTGGCGGAGGGCTCGCGGGCGGTAAGCTGGAAAAGGAAGTCCGCAAGATCGGCGGGTGTGCCGTGAAATATGTCGGCGTTGAGTG GATTATGGAGAGCCTGAAGGCGGGGATCAGGCTGCCAGAAGCGCGGTTTTCACCCCTCAAAATTGCCCGGGAAGGCCAAAGGAGCATCTATGGCATGTATGGGAGCCGGTCCATCAAGGCGCCTTCCACGGAGTTGGCAAGTTAA
- a CDS encoding AMP-binding enzyme, translating to MGDLHPQDEVLRRSLEDPEGFWAHQAEHLHWHKKPSSALKVSKKTLKGGITHDTWEWFPDGEISTCFNCVDRHVHDGKGDAPAIFYDSPVTNTKQTITYKQLLDEVEVLAGALREEGVKKGDVVLVYMPMIPAALIGILAAGRLGAIHAVVFGGFAPNALAQRIEASQPVAILTASCGIDGNKPPMSYKPLVEEACRISTHKPDKVIVWQREQVRWHPIRRNDGERNWQSIVNSCRARGVRADCVPVKSTDPIYIIHTSGTTGSPKGVLRDAAGHAVGLHLSISYLFNIHGPGCVSFTASDIGWVVGHSYIAYAPLLTGAATVLYEGKPVGTPDASAFWRVVEEYKVNTMFTAPTALRAIKRDDPENKFFRQAGERGGLRTLNALFLAGERSEPAIITMYQELLENYCATDAHVVDNWWSTEAGSPITGRALVPHAGKDRGTDVRDHPPPKIKPGSAGKGMPGFDVRIVDDDGNEVSRGTMGNIVLGLPLAPTAFRTLWRDEERFYKGYLKRFDGKWLDTGDAGYIDAEGYVNVMSRNDDVLNVSAHRLSSGGLEQAITSHPLVAEACVVGIPDALKGQVPFAFITLSTPEHPASAVPDTKIADEVNALVRSQVGAIATLGGLVQGKGMIPKTRSGKTLRRVLRELLENAVHGDFDKEVQVPSTVEDAGAVEVAKAKVKEYWEVRGNEHKSTEARAKL from the exons ATGGGCGACTTACACCCTCAAGACGAGGTCCTGCGCCGTTCCCTCGAGGACCCCGAGGGGTTCTGGGCCCACCAGGCCGAGCATCTGCACTGGCACAAGAAACCCTCGTCCGCATTGAAAGTCTCCAAAAAGACGCTCAAGGGCGGCATCACACACGACACATGGGAATGGTTCCCGGACGGCGAGATCTCGACCTGCTTCAACTGCGTCGACCGCCACGTCCACGACGGCAAAGGCGATGCCCCGGCGATCTTCTACGACAGCCCCGTTACCAACACAAAACAGACAATTACGTACAAACAGCTACTTGACGAGGTTGAGGTGCTTGCCGGAGCGCTGCGGGAGGAAGGCGTAAAGAAAGGCGACGTCGTTTTGGTTTACA TGCCAATGATCCCCGCGGCGTTAATTGGaatcctcgccgccggccgtctGGGCGCCATCCACGCCGTGGTCTTTGGTGGTTTCGCCCCcaacgccctcgcccagcgCATAGAAGCCTCCCAGCCCGTGGCCATCCTGACAGCCTCGtgcggcatcgacggcaaCAAGCCGCCCATGAGCTACAAgcccctcgtcgaggaggcctgCCGCATCTCCACGCACAAGCCCGACAAGGTCATCGTCTGGCAGCGCGAGCAGGTGCGCTGGCACCCCATCCGGAGGAACGACGGCGAGCGGAACTGGCAGAGCATCGTTAATAGCTGCCGCGCGAGGGGCGTCAGGGCTGACTGCGTGCCGGTCAAGTCGACAGATCCGATCTACATCATCCACACCTCGGGGACGACAGGGTCGCCCAAGGGGGTGTTGAGGGATGCTGCCGGGCACGCCGTGGGCTTGCACCTTTCCATTAGTTATCTCTTCAACATTCACGGCCCTGGGTGTGTGTCCTTCACAGCGTCCGATATTGGCTGG GTTGTCGGTCACAGCTATATCGCATATGCCCCCTTGTTAACGggcgccgccaccgttcTCTACGAAGGCAAACCGGTGGGGACCCCGGACGCCTCGGCTTTTTGGCGCGTTGTGGAGGAGTACAAGGTCAACACCATGTTCACGGCCCCCACGGCCCTGAGAGCCATCAAGCGCGACGATCCCGAGAATAAGTTCTTCAGGCAGGCCGGAGAAAGGGGTGGCCTCAGAACGCTCAATGCGCTtttcctcgccggcgagcgTTCCGAGccggccatcatcaccatgtATCAGGAGCTTCTCGAAAACTACTGCGCCACCGACGCCCACGTCGTGGACAACTGGTGGTCGACGGAGGCGGGCTCACCCATCACCGGGAGGGCTCTGGTACCGCACGCCGGCAAAGACCGGGGGACGGATGTTCGGGaccaccctccccccaagATCAAGCCGGGCAGTGCCGGCAAAGGCATGCCCGGGTTCGACGTACGGAtcgtggacgacgacggcaacgaggTTTCCAGGGGCACAATGGGCAACATCGTACTGGGACTACCCCTCGCTCCTACGGCGTTCAGGACGCTGTGGCGGGACGAAGAGCGGTTTTATAAAGGATACCTGAAGCGTTTTGACGGAAAGTGGCTTGACACTGGGGACGCGGGCTAtatcgacgccgagggctaCGTCAATGTCATGTCCcgcaacgacgacgtcctgAACGTCAGCGCCCATCGGCTCTCGAGCG GTGGCCTCGAACAGGCCATAACCTCGCAtcccctcgtcgccgaggcctgcGTGGTGGGCATCCCCGACGCGCTCAAGGGCCAGGTGCCATTCGCCTTCATCACGCTGTCGACGCCTGAGCACCCGGCCTCGGCAGTGCCCGACACGAAgatcgccgacgaggtcaacGCGCTCGTGCGATCGCAGGTCGGCGCCATTGCGACGCTGGGCGGGCTCGTccaggggaaggggatgaTCCCCAAGACGCGGAGCGGCAAGACGCTGCGGCGCGTCCTGAGAGAGCTGCTGGAGAACGCGGTGCACGGCGACTTCGACAAGGAGGTGCAGGTGCCTAGCAcagtcgaggacgccggggCGGTGGAGGTCGCAAAGGCCAAGGTGAAGGAGTATTGGGAGGTTAGGGGGAACGAGCATAAGAGTACGGAGGCTAGGGCGAAGCTGTAA